The Arvicola amphibius chromosome 11, mArvAmp1.2, whole genome shotgun sequence genome has a segment encoding these proteins:
- the LOC119826185 gene encoding antigen-presenting glycoprotein CD1d-like — MWYLLLFWVFPWVWVQSEAQQKNFPFRCLQISSFPNSSCSSTDGLAWLGDLQTHRWSNASDTIDLVKSWSQGRFSDQQWEQLQRIFQVYRFSFTRDVQEFVKMMPNIHYPIEMQLSTGCDLYSENASESFFYVAFQGEYILSFQGTSFQKAPDAPPWTELVIKVLNGDQGTTETLQWLLYDICPKFVHGLLETGKAELEKQEKPVAWLSSGLSPKHGHLQLVCHVSGFYPKPVWVMWMQGEQEQNSTQRSDYLPNADETWYLRATLDVEAGKEAGLACCVKHSSLGGQDIILYWDGRHLSMGIIIVLVLVVVLLLICAVIGFVIYTKKRCSYQDIL, encoded by the exons ATGTGGTACCTACTGTTGTTTTGGGTGTTCCCGTGGGTCTGGGTACAATCAGAAG CCCAGCAAAAGAATTTCCCCTTCCGCTGCCTGCAGATctcttccttcccaaacagtaGTTGCTCAAGCACAGATGGCTTGGCCTGGCTGGGGGATCTGCAAACACACCGGTGGAGCAATGCCTCAGACACCATTGACTTGGTGAAGTCTTGGTCCCAGGGCAGATTCAGTGACCAACAGTGGGAGCAATTGCAGCGCATATTTCAAGTTTATCGATTCAGCTTTACCAGGGATGTACAGGAATTCGTCAAAATGATGCCTAATATACACT ATCCCATTGAGATGCAGTTGTCTACTGGGTGTGACCTGTACTCTGAGAACGCTTCAGAAAGCTTTTTCTATGTAGCATTTCAAGGAGAATATATCCTGAGTTTTCAGGGAACTTCCTTTCAGAAGGCCCCAGATGCCCCACCTTGGACAGAGTTGGTCATTAAAGTGCTCAACGGTGATCAAGGGACAACGGAAACGTTACAATGGCTTCTGTATGACATCTGCCCCAAGTTTGTCCATGGTCTCCTGGAGACAgggaaggcagagctggagaaacaaG AGAAGCCCGTGGCCTGGTTGTCCAGTGGCCTCAGTCCTAAACATGGTCATCTACAGTTGGTGTGTCATGTCTCTGGCTTCTACCCAAAGCCTGTGTGGGTGATGTGGATGCAGGGTGAGCAGGAGCAAAATAGTACTCAGAGGAGTGACTACCTGCCCAATGCTGATGAGACATGGTATCTCCGAGCAACCCTGGATGTGGAGGCTGGAAAGgaggctggcctggcctgctgCGTGAAACATAGCAGTCTAGGAGGACAGGATATCATCCTCTATTGGG ATGGCCGACATTTATCCATGGGTATTATCATCGTTCTAGTACTAGTAGTAGTACTATTATTAATATGTGCTGTAATCGGTTTTGTAATCTACACCAAGAAGCGCTG cTCCTATCAAGACATCCTGTAG